The following coding sequences lie in one Polyodon spathula isolate WHYD16114869_AA chromosome 37, ASM1765450v1, whole genome shotgun sequence genomic window:
- the LOC121304332 gene encoding uncharacterized protein LOC121304332, translated as MEVSVSVSLFQEQLASPVERAVKAAVDSVLGEVTKIVGSKFTEFQVEMSGMRRENESLKLRLEISESELRAVRGCINTADTNMKQAFIFHDPRESHAIPESEAQEEPKIEAVSTQEESFEQECCASLMQVTELTFIKDEDFPEKECVPVKEEFIEQECVSIAEELHAENNVFTLEEHKKLGSNLCDDSPSECELGFRGNPTKQAALSCLFILQSCY; from the exons ATGGAGGTCAGCGTCTCCGTGTCgctctttcaagagcagctcgCCTCTCCCGTCGAGcgcgcagtgaaagcggctgtggACTCCGTCTTGGGTGAGGTTACTAAAATTGTCGGCAGCAAATTCACTGAGTTTCAAGTGGAAATGTCTGGAATGAGGAGAGAGAATGAAAgtctgaagctgagattggaaatatcagagagcgagctgAGAGCCGTGCGAGGGTGTATAAACACTGCAGATACAAACATGAAACAGGCTTTCATATTTCACG ATCCCAGAGAGAGCCACGCTATCCCTGAATCTGAAGCACAGGAGGAGCCAAAGATAGAAGCAGTTTccacacaagaggagtcctttgaGCAGGAGTGCTGTGCAAGTCTAATGCAGGTTACAGAGCTGACATTTATTAAAGATGAAGACTTCCCTGAAAAGGAATGTGTTCCTGTTAAAGAGGAGTTCATAGAGCAGGAATGTGTCTCCATCGCAGAGGAACTTCATGCTGAAAATAATGTCTTTACACTTGAGGAGCACAAGAAGCTGGGATCCAATCTGTGTGATGATTCTCCatctgaatgtgaactgggatttagaggtaaccctacaaaacaagcagcattgagCTGCCTATTCATCTTGCAGAGCTGCTACTGA